The sequence below is a genomic window from Anopheles cruzii chromosome 3, idAnoCruzAS_RS32_06, whole genome shotgun sequence.
GCAGGTGCGAATTCGGCACATCCTTCACGTAGATCCACCGCACCTTGAACGTGCCCTTCCACTTGTCCTGCGACCAGACGCTCGAGTTGGAGTTGTAGTCCACGGCGGTCATCATTTGCGCCACGCCACAGAAGTGACCGGAGCCGTTGACGGAGAAGAACAGGTACACCATGCCGTCCTTCTCTTCTCGCTCGCGGAACGCCTGATCCAGCCGCTGGTTGCCGTGCTCGGTCGAGCACCAGATTTCGTACTTGATACTGCGGTGAATGTCGTCCTCCGAGTACGATTTGATAACGAAGAATCTGTTGACGAAATAGGAAGTGACTCGTATGTTGTTCGCTGGCGGACGATTCCGTCTGGCATGTCTTACCTGGCCAGGTCGGCCGTTTTCAGAATGTCCAACGTAGAAGGGTTGtagttgtttttggttttcaacTGATCGAGTATCATCTGCGACTGCAGCAGCTTGTTGGCGAGCTCGGCATCGGCCGACGGCGAGGGCGAGCGTGCATGGCCGGACGAGCTGGCGGATGCGGATGGTGCAAGGCCTACGCCactaccaccagcaccagcgctaGTCGAGCTGCTGTTGTCCACACTGTCGGATCCATATCGGACACGTTCGGTTGTTGCCGGAGGCGATTGATAGTTACCTCCGGGACCACCGTGATGATGGTTTGGGGGCCCACCAGCTGGACGTCCCGATTGGTACGAAGAACCCACACTAGGTTGATCCAGGTGCTGGCGCTGTTGTGGCTGCGACGATGCGCCACCTCCATGGTGTTGATGCTGGCCACCGTGATGCTGGTAGCCACTGGTGTTACCAACACCACCCATGCCCATGTGGCGATCACCCATCGCCGATCCACCCGTAGGTCCGCCGTATCCTGCGTTGCTATGGTTTCGAGACAGGCTATGGCTGTTGGTAGGATGTGCTGGACCCTGCGGATGAACCGACTGGCTGTAGCCGTGGGATCCCGACGGGTGTTGCTGTGGCGCATGTACCGGATACTGCGACGAGTGGTTGCTGCTTCGCGAGTTTAgtgcctgttgctgctgttgctgcgagGACATCGGTCCGCCTGCAGCGCTGCTGTTATTCCCAACGGAAGATCCCGCTCCAACATTGTTTCGATCGCCGCCACTAGATTGCTGTGGTAgttgttgatgctgttggtgctggtgctgctgctgctggggctggtgctgttgctgctggggttgctgctgctgctggtgctgttgctgctgctgttgttgttgctgtaccTGTGCCTGCCCGAGTGTTGGCCAACGGGAGCTTTGCATTCCTGCCGGTCCCGTGTTGTGACGGTGCGAATCGTGATGCGATGGGTGGTGCAGTTGCGATCGATCACCTCCCGGACCACCTCCTCCCGACTTCAGTTGAGCCGATTCGGCCAGCGGCGATGGTTCCATCACAGGCGGCGGAATgattggcggcggcgtcggtgcgACCATGGCCGAACCATTCTTCGACGGCGAATCCCAGGTGCCAATGTCCATATTGTGCTTGCCGGGTAtcattggtggtggtggcatgcCAGGGCCCTTCTTCTTCACCGTGGTACTGATGGTGTTCACTTGCGGTTTTGCCGGTTGCGAAGCGATCGAGGCCCAGGTCATCTTTTTGGGAGCttccttttgctgctgctgttgctgatagTGTTTCGATGTGGAGTTGCTGCCCGCCGAATGGTTGCTACTGTGCATGGAACCGATCCCAAGTCCTTGCATACCGTGCTCAACATTCTGTGTAATGACAAAAAAATCCGACAGCCTTAGCACTCGCTTTTAACGCACACTGATGGCTCTCACTCACCTTGACACTATCGTGGTAAGCCCCATGATTACGGTAGTAGTCATCGTTCGACTTTTTCTGATGTCCGACACCACCCGGGCCGTGATTCACTTGCGCACTCCAAGAATTATAATCGCCGTTTCCTGTTCAAATAAGCCATTTTAGAGACCGATCATTATTGTTTGCAAGAAAAGTCATATTCCAAATACAATTCGCTTGTAACGGCCAACTAACCCCCGTGGTGCACCTCTTCcgttttgtgcattttttttcgaaaatgcGGTGCGATTACGTATACGATCGATAAACGTGAACCGAAGAAAGGACTCGCCACTTTCGAAAACACGGAATGCAATAAAAGTCCTATTTTTGGTAAATAAACAGTTTCAACCGCAAGCATGTGCAGATCACAGCGCGGTGCCGTCCACAGTTGGCACACGATCAACCAAAGCCAGTCGTGTCGGATTGATCGGTTGTTTTCATCTATTAACCACCCTTCAGTCGGAGGACAAACTAAGCGTCaaaattacaacaacaaaaaaacatgaacGCAACCTTCTTTTTTTACTACCGGCACAAACGAGACGTACGTAAAAAATGCCGGTTCCACCACGGTGTGAACGTTCGGCAACGACGCCGAAGCCCCAAGGTCCGAGACCCTCAAACTGGTTCAACACCCAAGTTCATCGTACTTTTCTTCTCCGCCCCGTTTCTTACACCTTTCCACCGCAAACGGCGGGGCGGCCACATAACGACGCGCAGCGCGATCTCGTATCTCGCGGAAAACTCCAATCGCACCAACACGACAAACAACACTCGCAGTAGGCTTATGGGGAGTGCGCGAGTGTCTGCCGCGCTTGGAGAGGAAGATCACGATGGGTATTCTCTTTCATTCATgctttcgctcactcgctctcgttgattctctttctttctctatactctctcgctctctttcgcgcaTTAAAGCGGAATACTAGACAATGATTTTATGTAGCGATGTGGCGCGCCTCGTTCTGATCGTCGACTCGCGATCGATACGTTCCGGATGTTCCAGAATGGATAGTCGGCAAGTAAATGCGTATAATAATGGGGCTCGCAATGCACGGTACGCCCAATCGCCCACAGAAAAAGGTCCTTATCACGTACTCTGTGTCCCGCGGTCATCTCACACGAATGGCTCTTTTCCAGAAGATCCAGATTTCATTGCTCCATGCTCAGAAACAGCAAATAGGCGAGACACGAGACTCGGCAGACGTCTGGCAAACATTcctacacaaacacacgtgcACACACGTGCACGAAAAGAACCTCTTCGGCACTCTGTGTGGATCCGCTTTGTTGTAATGTATTTCCGCTCTATGCTGGCGTGGAGCCGCTTTGTGCATGTGTGAGTGTGTATGTTTCTCGATCGCAGCTTGCTGTGGAAAGTTCAATGAAACATGCGAACTGCGTAGTGAAACAGTCTACTGTCTGCGCGCACGACAAAGAAGAAACAAcggaatgaatgaagaaattCGACCATTGAACGTTCTCCTGGTAGCCATCGTTTCTAGTGACGAGTTTGATAATCAAATTCCTTCACCCTTTCTTTCTAAACACTAAATGGGCAATCTCAAAAATCAAAGCAGAAGTCTGGCCAACAATATCATTGTATCGGACCATCGTACGCCAAAGGTTCGTTGTTTACCATTCTACGCATTCAgtggcgcagcagcagagccTAATGGTTAGCAAACAAAtacataacacacacacacacacgcgcgcgaggGCTAGCTTTGGCCCAATGTGGCACCGTGTTATCACAAACCAAAGATTGTGTGTGGGTGTAGAAAAGGTAGGTGCCGGTCGGAGGAGAGGGTTGTTTTTTGGGTCATGGGcaagtgaaacatttttcacattttcaacCCCAGAGACGAAGCCCCAAAACAGGCCGACATTTTGTCATTTTCCATTCGGCGTTCGATTGTTGTGTCGAATTCTGCCTAAAGTGTCCGAATAGTCCCCGAGTCCCCCACCAACTGGGAAGATAAAGGTTGAAGGTTGAGctgagacagacagagagtaGTATAAGATAGCTATTTACCATGATTTCCTGATCCTTTCATCCGCTGcaaggagagaaaaagaagaaaaaggaaagggaaacaaaaacaagagtTTAATTAGAATTAGATTAGCCATGCCCGGAGAGATAGTGGCCCAGATCTCATTTCTGGGCGACCTCTTTTTATCGTCAACTTTTTCCCATCGTACCTGATCTGACACGGTTGACATTGGTAGTAGTTGTAGTAGGCTGCTGTTTTGCACTCAAAGCTTCTAACCAGTTGCCGCCTCTAACCCAATCAAGAGCAGTAGGAGAGTCACAATGC
It includes:
- the LOC128274442 gene encoding YTH domain-containing family protein isoform X1 — its product is MSTVSDQRMKGSGNHGNGDYNSWSAQVNHGPGGVGHQKKSNDDYYRNHGAYHDSVKNVEHGMQGLGIGSMHSSNHSAGSNSTSKHYQQQQQQKEAPKKMTWASIASQPAKPQVNTISTTVKKKGPGMPPPPMIPGKHNMDIGTWDSPSKNGSAMVAPTPPPIIPPPVMEPSPLAESAQLKSGGGGPGGDRSQLHHPSHHDSHRHNTGPAGMQSSRWPTLGQAQVQQQQQQQQQHQQQQQPQQQQHQPQQQQHQHQQHQQLPQQSSGGDRNNVGAGSSVGNNSSAAGGPMSSQQQQQQALNSRSSNHSSQYPVHAPQQHPSGSHGYSQSVHPQGPAHPTNSHSLSRNHSNAGYGGPTGGSAMGDRHMGMGGVGNTSGYQHHGGQHQHHGGGASSQPQQRQHLDQPSVGSSYQSGRPAGGPPNHHHGGPGGNYQSPPATTERVRYGSDSVDNSSSTSAGAGGSGVGLAPSASASSSGHARSPSPSADAELANKLLQSQMILDQLKTKNNYNPSTLDILKTADLARFFVIKSYSEDDIHRSIKYEIWCSTEHGNQRLDQAFREREEKDGMVYLFFSVNGSGHFCGVAQMMTAVDYNSNSSVWSQDKWKGTFKVRWIYVKDVPNSHLRHIRLENNENKSMTNSRDTQEVPNAKGIQALQVIHSFEHQSSIFDDFQHYEKRQLEEDTRKHEAPPPSNHSYHNRRENQGQYYDGPGKYHGAGGSSGGYGKYNDRGGGDDGYDGYGRGGGGYHGGSGYNKGGSSSYGGYNNRSNYSHHDNNGGGRGYQSYDRRNNNGSGGGGSNNNGEDHHDNGAGGNGGGGGGYHSRGGYNNRPRDFYREERRGPNDYGRPRPSNNDYDGGRDSGDGGGIYRSGGGGGDRDRGSSRDHYREPRNERSAPGTNNQQHRGSGSGGSASNIYRNPN
- the LOC128274442 gene encoding YTH domain-containing family protein isoform X2, which codes for MSTVSDQRMKGSGNHGNGDYNSWSAQVNHGPGGVGHQKKSNDDYYRNHGAYHDSVKNVEHGMQGLGIGSMHSSNHSAGSNSTSKHYQQQQQQKEAPKKMTWASIASQPAKPQVNTISTTVKKKGPGMPPPPMIPGKHNMDIGTWDSPSKNGSAMVAPTPPPIIPPPVMEPSPLAESAQLKSGGGGPGGDRSQLHHPSHHDSHRHNTGPAGMQSSRWPTLGQAQVQQQQQQQQQHQQQQQPQQQQHQPQQQQHQHQQHQQLPQQSSGGDRNNVGAGSSVGNNSSAAGGPMSSQQQQQQALNSRSSNHSSQYPVHAPQQHPSGSHGYSQSVHPQGPAHPTNSHSLSRNHSNAGYGGPTGGSAMGDRHMGMGGVGNTSGYQHHGGQHQHHGGGASSQPQQRQHLDQPSVGSSYQSGRPAGGPPNHHHGGPGGNYQSPPATTERVRYGSDSVDNSSSTSAGAGGSGVGLAPSASASSSGHARSPSPSADAELANKLLQSQMILDQLKTKNNYNPSTLDILKTADLARFFVIKSYSEDDIHRSIKYEIWCSTEHGNQRLDQAFREREEKDGMVYLFFSVNGSGHFCGVAQMMTAVDYNSNSSVWSQDKWKGTFKVRWIYVKDVPNSHLRHIRLENNENKSMTNSRDTQEVPNAKGIQALQVIHSFEHQSSIFDDFQHYEKRQLEEDTRKHEAPPPSNHSYHNRRENQGQYYDGPGKYHGAGGSSGGYGKYNDRGGGDDGYDGYGRGGGGYHGGSGYNKGGSSSYGGYNNRSNYSHHDNNGGGRGYQSYDRRNNNGSGGGGSNNNGEDHHDNGAGGNGGGGGGYHSRGGYNNRPRDFYREERRGPNDYGRPRPSNNDYDGGRDSGDGGGIYRSGGGGGDRDRGSSRDHYRN